The genomic segment CCAACAAATGCATCAACAAATTCTGAGCAAGCCGCATGTAATTCGGGTAAATAAGAGGTGTCAGAAAGCGACATTGTATGACCATCTACACCATATTTGCTCACAAAATTTCTGCCCAATGACTCAGCGGCTTCAGAGTAAGTTCCATTGATATCAAGACCAGCTTGAAAATCTCTGAGTGACTTATAAAAATTTGTTTCACCCGAAAGGCTGACACTTTCGGATGCCAAAAAATACCTCGTTACATCCGATACTGCAGATATGGTTTCAATATTGCTCATTAAACAAGAGTCATAAAAGAGTAAGTCAAGTGGATTGTCTTCTGAATAGTGCTTCGACAAAACCTTGCCGACAGAGGGAAAGCTGTTTCCAGATGGAAATAATGCTACCTCTTGCTTGTCATTGTCCCAGCGAGGACCATCAATATTGCTTCCTACAGCATAGCCCCCTCCATGATTACTTAATATCAATGCATTTGGAAGTTTTTGATGATATTGATCTATCGTTTGCTGAAGAAAATAATCTATTGTGTCAGCACTGCCTGTTTGCATTTCTGAACCTACGTCAAACTCTGTTGTTATTCCAAATGTTCTTAATGGAATCTCTTTTTTAAGCCAGTTACTCAGATGTTCGTGGATATAACTATTAAGATTTTCATCTTTAACTTTGTCTAAAAAGTCTATATCGTTTTGGCTAGCTTTAGATAATGCGATTGCTGCTATTCCTGTCGTTGACCATGGTTCTTGTGATGCGCCTCCACCAGGAAAAGTATCTTCTCCATTCCATCCTGAAGGAAAACTGGCATTTGATTGGCCTATCTCACCGTTTGCTTGATCCCATAAAACTGTTGATGAAAACTTATCGGCAAACTTTGCCAATGCAAGTTCCATTTCCAATATTTTCAGCGCTTCAGTAAATGCGAGGTCTACGCTTGTGATGTAATGCCCTATGTGGAAAAGGCCAGTCATCGAAATCAAACTCATGCATAATTATATGCATAGCCAATTATTATCAAAATACTAAGAATAACAATAATTATTTAAGGAGTTGTTGGGTGACTAGAAATAATGATTATCCTATATTCCCATGGATTCCGAGACCGGAACCATGACATAAAGAAAGAGGAGGGCAAGAGTAAGACCTTTTACAGTTTTAGAAACTCTTTTATTAACACCATGGAAGATCACAAGAACATCAAGGACGACAAGAATGAGAAGGAGTCTCCTGAACTCAAGGAAGAGTTGACTGACGACGAGTTGAAGGGTGTAACTGGAGGTGTTCAGTGGACCCAGCAAGATTATAAAGAAGAGGAGAAATTGGGACTTTGGTACCCTGGGATGTAGGCATAAAGAAAGAGGAGGAATAGATAAAACCTCCTCTGTTGTTAAAGCACTGCTGGTGCTATTTGTTTAGATAGTCACTCCGTCCCATCCTTCTGTGGATGATTCTTTGGCGATGGTGTGTCGTGCTAGCACTGCCCACTCCTCGTCGCTTAGTGTCGCCATCGGTGCGATTCGCTTCGCTGTCGACACCAGGAGATTTATCCTCTCCTCATCGGACAGGGAGTGAGAGCATACCGCGATATAATCGTCCAATATTTGTTTCATAGTTGTTTCCTATCAATAAAGTATTCCATCAGTTCAACTGATTCAGGTGAGAGTTTTCTTAGAGTATTCATAGAGTTTCAGAGATGATGCGATCCTTCAAGTCATATCCGCCAGCCTGCGCTTGGCGGACTGCTCTACCTAGCGAGACAGAGCCTGGGTCGTTGCGTTGGATGTTAGCCATGGATCTTTCTGTACTCCTTACATAGCTTGTGAAAAGCAGTTAGCTTTTTCTTCATTACGTCTGCTTCAAAAATAAATAACTGACAGGAATCTGGTGTGCTGTTGATGACTACTCCTGTATGAATATCATCTCCGGTTGTTTGGTTCCAAGCATTGGCATAAGCCGCCACTTGCATTGCAGCGTTGTGATGACGCACCCCCTCTGAGTACTGCTTGAACTGGCGGAAGTCATAGGTATCTCTGTATAAATAGTCAGAGGTTTTGAATTCCATAACGACAGGGATACCGCCTAGCCTTCCAACAAAATCAGGGATGCCTATGTAGCGATACTTGTCACACCACACAGCAGCCGACGGTCCTTGCTGAAGATGCTGATACCGATCAAGCATTGGACCCTCTGCCCAATAAGGTTCAAGATCTAAACGTGAGAGCCAGTCTTGAATGCCTGAGAAATAATCGAAGTAGCAAGGCTCAAGGTCGCATTCACCAGTACGAATGAAGTTGCGAACTGCGCTGTGAACGGCAGTCCCTCTAGCTGTTGCTGATAGATGCTTACTACGGTTGGCGGCTTTGCCTGCTGCTGCTCTGGACTTCTTGCCTTGAACGATCTTGGTATCAGTTTTAATAATTGACGAGACAGATGTATAAGGAAGCCCGTCAACAGCAAACTTGCCGGAGAACAGGGTTGTGGTCACTGAATAATTCGGACACTTTAAGTCCGTTGGATATACCTAGTCACATACTAAATGATTAGAAAAAGTAATAATTAATTAGGTGTACACCAAAGATCAGGGCAATAAAAAACCCTTGCGATTGCAGGGGCTTTGAGTGTGTAGGCTACCTCAGCAGCCATCAGCACCCACAAGCCCTCAGGTTCTTTTGTGTAAGCCGTGTGGCAAGAGCCCCCCCAGCCGCACCCTCAAGCTCATCATCAGTCAGATTTTGTCTATGAGAGTTTAGGTCTTCTGTGGTGATCGAAAACCCTGCAGCCTTTGCAATAGCAACAACATCAGCTTCTTCTGCTTTGAGCTTCTCCTGCAGGCTGGTGTCAGCTTTGACCTTCTCTAGGAACGCCTTGAGTTGCTCTTCTGACATGAGTAGCAGGTCTGTTCAGCAGTTATAGCAACGGTCTGCTGCAGCGTCTTTGGCCAATACTTATAGCGCTCAATCGTGCCAGGTATTTAAGGCTGATTTATGAGCTTATTGGCGAGATTGAAGAAGTAAAAGCCCCTGCGGCGGCAGGGGCTTTGATGAGTAAACTTAGAGAAACTTCTACAGTGATCTATTAGCATGTAGATCTCATGCTTGGTCTGATTATTCCACCAGCCGCGCCTTCCAGCTCTTCTTCAGAAACTTCCTCAGATTGAGCCTTCTTCAAGTCATCAGCAGAAATCATAAATCCTGCTTCTTTGGCAATGTCTACAACATCAGCTCCTTCTGCTTTGAGCTGTTCCTGAAGGCTGGTGTCTGCTTTGACCTTCTCCAGGAAGGCTTTGAGTTGCTCTTCTGACATGGGTTTCAGGAGTCTTTAACGGTTATAGCAACAATAACTTGAAGTGTCTTTGACTAACAATTAAAGTGCTGAATCGTGCCAGGTATTGAAGGCTGATTGATGGGCTGTTTGGGGTGATTGAAGCAATAAAAAACCCCTGCGCAGGGGCTTTGATGAGTAGGCGTGATTGGAAGGGTGGAAGCCTTTATTCCCCGACAGTTCTTTCGGTAGGTTCCCAGATCTGACAGGTTCAAAACTCATTTTCCTTCTCTTTTCAAAAAGCATGTTGCTACACCCAGTGCCAGGTAATTCTTACCTTTCCGTCTGTCGTGTTTCGCCCAATAAAGCATGTTCCAAAGCCGCCAGCCGCACCTTCCAACTCCTCATCAGAAATCTCTGATTGAGCTTTCTTCGAATCATCAGCAGAGATGCTAAATCCTGCATCTTTCGCAATCGCAGCAACAGCATTGGTATCAGCCGCTGCTTTGAGCTGCTCCTGAAGATTGGTGTTGCCTTTGGCGTTAGCGATGAAAGCTGTGAGTTGTTCTTGTGTCATGGTTCTAAGGAGTGAATGTTTGGAGGCGTTGCCCCCTCGACTCCTTCAAGATCACAGCCCTACTGGTGAACCCCACTACACAGCTCTGGTGCAGCACCCAAGAAGTTCTGGTGAGCTTCTGGTGAATAGCTCAGAACTAAGTCAACACCTAGTAGGGCAACGCTTTGACCAGCCTGATTACTGCTCAACTGCGCTCAATCGTGCCAGGTATTGGAGGCTGATTTGTGGGCTGTTTGGGGTGATTGAAGAAATAAAAAACCCTTGGGGCTTTGATGAGTAGGCTTATTTTATAGACTAACAATCAGCAGGATCCGTGCTCTCCGTAGGTAGACCGACAGCAGGGCCCCGAGCCAGGGATTGACAAGAACCCCCCACCGGTACCAGGGCTCCAACCACCAGCTACGCTGTCAAGTTCTTCGTCTGAAAGATCTGATTGAGCGTTCTTCAAGTCATCAGCAGAGATACTAAAACCCTCCTCTTTGGCAAGAGAAACCAAAGCATCAGCATCCGAAGCAGCTTTCAGCTTCTCCTGAAGGCTGGTGTCGCCTTGAACCTATTCAAGGAATGCCTTGAGTTGCTCTTCTGACATGGGTATGAGGTCTGTTCAGCAGTTATAGCAATGAAAAGATGTAGCGTCTTTGGCTATTAATTACTGCGCTCAATCGTGCCAGGTAATGAAGGCTGATTGATGATCTTTTTGGGGTGTTTGAAGCAATAAAAAACCCCTTAGGGCTTTGAGTGTGTAGGCTGTGGCCGTAGTTATCGGCAATCGGCAAGAATACATTCACAAGTCTTGTCTGCAGCAAGGCAGTGCAGTTCAGTCAGGCACAGACACCGGAGCAGGGAGAGTCTTCAGTTGCCCAGGCACCCCCAGCCGCACCCTCTAGCTCTTTATCAGACAGGGTTTGATCAGACAGGGTTTGGTGATCCTCTTTTAGGTCTTCTGTGGTGATCGAAAACCCTGCAGCCTTTGCAATAGCAACAGGGTCAGCGCCTTCTGCTTTGAGCTGTTCCTGCAATGAGGTATCGGCTTGAACTTTGGCGATGAAAGCCTTGAGTTGATCTTCTGACATGGGTTTCTGGAGTCTTTAACGGTTATAGCAACAATGCTTTTAAGTGCCTATGGTTAATAATTACATCGCTCAATCGTGCCAGGTATTGAAGGCTGATTCATGGTCTTTTGGGGGTGTTTGAAGAAATAAAAAGCCCCTGCGGTTGCAGGGGCTGTGAGTGTGTGTAGCCTGAGGGTTGGCGTGAAGCTTTTTCAATATTTTTTGCCTACGTATCTACTATTATATTTTTATATTTTATAGACTATTATTATATACACATATTTCACCACCTCCGCTAACGCCTTCCAGCTCTTCGTCTGATAGTTCGCTAACGCCTTCCAGCTCTTCTTCAGAAGCGTGGCGCAAAAGATCTTTTGGCGCGTGTCCTGAAGGGATTTCAAAACCAGCAGCCTTGGCAATAGCAACAGGGTCAGCCCCTTCTGCCTTGAGCTGTTCCTGAAGGCTGGTGTCGCCTTGAACCTTTTCAAGGAATGCCTTGAGTTGCTCTTCTGACATGGGTATGAGGTCTGTTCAGCAGTTATAGCAATGAAAAGATGTAGCGTCTTTGGCTATTAATTACTGCGCTCAATCGTGCCAGGTAATGAAGGCTGATTTGTGGGCTGTTTGGGGTGATTAAATCAATAAAAAGCCACTGTCAATGCAGAGGCTTTGTGTGTGTAAGTTTTGAAGCCGAGGGGAAAAAATTATGGACACCAGATTTTTACCAGCAACAACCTGCCCCACAGTGTGAGCCGAAGCCACCAGTGCGTTTATGAGTATCCTTCATAAGTCCTCCAGCCACGCTTTCTAGTTCCTCATCACTGAGTTCAGTAATCTTATCAGCAGTGAATTCGAAGCCGTGTTCTTTAGCGATGCCCACAACATCTTCAGGTGACTTAGCTGCTTTTAATTTGTCCTGAAGGCTGGAGTCTCCTTTGACTTTTTCGAGGAATGCCTTGAGTTGCTCTAGGGACATGGGTATAAGGTCTGTTCAGAACTTATAGCAATGGTCTGCTGCAGAGGCTTTGGATAATATTTACTGCGCTCAATCGTGCCAGGCATTAAAGTTTGCTTTGTGTTATTTATTATTTATGCAAATGGGGTAATCCCAAGTGCACCATGGATCCCCGCCCTGAGGATTAGCAGATCCGGCACCACCAAGGATAGCCTCTAGCTCTTTTTCAGAAATGTTTTCTCGAAGTGAATTTATGTCGTCAGGCGTGATAGAGAAACCAGCAGCCTTAGCAATAGCTACAACATCAACACGCTCAGCCTTGAGCTTCTCCTGAAGGCTGGTGTCTGCTTTGACTTTTTCGAGGAATGCCTTGAGTTGTTCTTCTGACATGGGTATCGGGAGTATCTAGCGGTTATAGCAACAATACCTTGAAGTGTCTTTGGCTAATAATTACTGCGCTCAATCGTGCCAGGTATTGAAGGCTGATTTAAGGGCTTCTGGGTGTGATTGAAGAAATAAGAAGCTCCTGGCAATGCAGAGGCTTTGAGTGTGTAAGTTTTGAAGCCGAGGTGAATACCAATACTATACTCTCGTCCCACACGATTGAGTTTACTTATCTCCTGCCAGTTAGCAAACAACCCTCCAGTTTTCTCAGCCATTTAGTTAGTTGTTAGTTTTCTTCCAGCACTGACCTCCAGACACGCCTTCTAGTTCCTCTTCACTGAGTTCAGTCATCTTATCAGCAGTGAATTCATGACCATGTTCTTTAGCAATGCCTACAATATCTTCAGATGACTTAGCTGCTTTTAGTTTCTCCTGAAGATTGGAATCGCCTTTAACTTTGGCGAGGAATGCCTTGAGCTGTTCTAGGGACATGGGTATCGGGAGTCTTAATCAGTTATAGCAACGATATCTTGAAGCGTCTTTGGCTTACAATTACTGCGGTCAATCGTGCCAGGTATTGAAGGCTGATTTATGGTCTTTTGGGGTGATTGAAGAAATAAAAAACCCTGCGACAGGGGCTTTGATGAGTAGGCTCACACATCACATTCACTACACATATTTAGTGCTTATTACAAATAAAACAGGTTCCCATATACGAATCCCAGACGATAGCAGTTAAGATATCGCAGGAGTTAGCTCCACCAGCTGCACTTTCAAGGTCTCTCTGAGACAAGTCTTGGGGATTTGCTTTTAAGTCTTCTGTGCTAATCGCGAAACCAGCAGCTTTGGCAATAGCAACAGGGTCTGCACCTTCTGCTTTGAGCTGTTCCTGTAGTGAAGTATCGGTTTGAACTTTGGCGATGAATGCCTTGAGTTGTTCTTGAGTCATGGGTGTCTCCGAGTGGGACTTTTTCGTTCTATTCCCGCTGGATCACGCATGGAAGTGGGGCGACCGTCCGTCGAGGTTCGGTTTCAGGACCTTTTCGGACGGTTTCTGCGGGAGCAAAGTCTTATGTTTCGATGGCGCTGAATGCCCAGTGATTAGAACTCTGAGTCAGCAGCGTCAGTAGTGAACTCAGCAGCAGGCTTGATCAAAGGCTGTGACCCTTCAGTTAGTGAGGTCACGTTCACCGAAGAAGAAGAGCACGAAGTCATAACGCTGCCAAAGCCAATACGAAAAGCGGTAGCTCCTTTCGAAGAACCTGAGATCCTGACTCCTGAGGAATTCTTCGAAGCCTGCTTAGAGGAGTGCAATCTCGATGAGATCTTTGCAGATGCTGACCGCTGGGCATTTCACATTCGAAAGAACATTGCTAAAAACGCTGGCCTGCACAACGAAGAGAACGACTACGCCCTAACTGGCGATGAGCCTGAGTGGATGCTGGAGCTATTCAAAATGAACAACGTGGCCATCGAGGCTGAGGAAGACAATCTCAGTCAGTGACAGGCACATCCCCATCCGTAGGTAAATCACCTTGACGTATTTCGCCAAGCATTAGGGCAATGCCACCACCCGTCACTGCCAGAATGGCAAGGACCAGAATTAACACGTTTTTGGCCATCATCCAGATATCTGATTCAAACCAAATCTAAGAAAAACAAATCAAAAGTTCAAGAATTCGTCTTTTTGGTAGCCATCTACGAATAGCTCAGGGAAACCCCCCTCTTCCAAGAAGTGAATCCAGAGATAACTCAGTGCATGAAATGCAACTACCTGACTTGTAAAATACAAGACGAGGACTGCTACTTGGGCCACGTCCGCCACATTGGTGGAGCGACTCGTGATCCATCGATACACCACCTTCCAGATCGCTGATGTGGATAGGGGTGTCATCCGATGGGTCAACGTTGTCCTCGTGACCCACATTCTGCAGAGAGCTCGGCTAGAGCGGGATTAAGAGCGAGGCAGTAGATTCCAGAGTTTGCTGAAGTATGTAGTGAATACGCATAGTGATTATTCAGTTCACATGCAAGCCATCCATATCTAAACTTGTAGGCAGCATTAACCCCGCACTTGGCTGAATACAATTACTAGTGAATGCCAGGTATTGGAGTCTGAATTGTTGGTCTTTGGGTTTAACTGAAGTAATAAAAAGTCCCTGTCAATCCTGGGCTTTGAGTGTGTATGGTATTTGTTAAAGGTGCATTTCGCCTACAGGTGCTATTCGTCCATACGCCGCCTGCCGCGCCTTCCAGTTCTTTATCTGAAATTGCGGATTGAGCCTTCTTTAATTCGTCCGCAGAAATCATCAATCCCACATCTTTACCGCTGATGTGTGTGGGTTGTTTTGCATTGAAGCCGCGGCCTTGAAACGAACTTCAGCAGCAGCTCCAGCCCGAAAACCAGCACATCAATTGAGCGATTGACGGTCATCTTCAGTGGGTTGGTGGAATGAAACCCTATCCGCTTCGTGTCGTGAGCAGGGTCTTTTATTGGAGTCGGTAACCATTCGCTCCGTGTTCCTGCAGGTCAGCTTCAGTTTGAATGTGGAAGTTCCGGGAGTTCGATGCACAACTGCTCAACCTCTTGCCGCAGTGCATTGATGCGGTCCATGGGTGTTAGCTCGCTACGGCCTGGAGGCCAGAGCTGATCGCTGTCGAGGTCGGAGGCCAAGGCCTCTTCCTCCATGGATTCGATCAGTTCAGCAAGCTGAGCGCGCGCTTCCAGCCATTTTGTGATGCTCAAGATGTTGAGAAGCCTCAGGCGATCGATGGACTTGAAACCTAGCCAGCTTCATGGCGCCGGCCAGACTTGAAACAAAGTGATGGAACAGTTCGAATGAGTCTGGTTTGTGCTTCTGCTTCAGCGGCTGTCCTTGTTTGGGTTAAAGGCAAGTGTCATTTCCAGCGGAGCAGGCTGGGTTTCAATAATGTTTGTTTTTAACAGTATTTTATCCTAAGGTGCCTTGTATTGCTTAGTATTAATTTAATAAATAATGGCAAAGCGGAAAAGATTGCTTAAAGGAGAAGGAAATTCTGAAAGTAACGTTATTGAGATATGCTCATTAGCCTTTCTTGTTATGGATGTATATTTAATAGCGATTGAACAAATTTATCTTGGAGGTATGAATCACTGTCTCCGGATCGATTGCTTGAAAGGATCTTTTCGTCAGTTGTGCGCTGATGATCAGCTGCTTCTGCGTAGCGAGCTCTGAGCCCTCGTCTCGAGCATCTGGAACTTCATGGGGGATGTGCCTAACAGCCGTGAAGACATTGCTATGAACCACTGGTGTATTGCTCCGTTGCTAAGGAGCGCTTGAGAACCTGCTGTGTCTGATACTCCTCAACCTGATCTCTGGGCCGAAAAACCCTGGTGGTGTCAGCCATGGACGATCATCCTCACGGGAGTGTTCGCCATCTCAGGCAGTTGGTTGGTGCTGCATCGTTTGTGGGTCACCATCCCAGTTGCAGTAATTATTTTGATCTGGTGGGTGTTGTTTCTGGTAATCGCCCCTGCTGCTTACAACAATCAGCCGCGTTGAGCGCTTCTAAAACGTTGTTTCTCTTCCATCAGCTCAGCTTCGAGCTGTTCAATCAGCTTGGTGACCAGTGCCTGAAATTCTGGCTGACAGCCGCGAAAGGCCGCCTTGTGCCGGATCGGCTCGTTGCGCGTGCGCAGATCGGTCAGCATCAACTGAAGGGCGTCGATTCTGGCGTTGCTGTTCAAGGCTTCAGCCTGCAGGCGAGGCGAGGTTATGACATCGCCTCGCCTATCAACTAAAAGCGCAGAGTGGTTTTTACAAGAGCCCCAAGCTGGCGTAGCTGCTGGCCTTCGGGGGTATCAGCGCCCAGAGGTCTGCTTAGAAAGAACACGGCTGGCGTGACAGTGATGGAATCGCTCACAGGCAGCATCGTCCACCACTCCATCACATAGCCAGCATCGTCGGGGCTTTTTCCACCAACCAATGCTGTGGCAATGATCGGCTGACCGACGGCTGCTCCCATGGCTGTTCCAGTGTTGAACAGATCGCTCCACTGAACAGCCACAGTCCATGACTGGGAAATGGCGACGAGTCCATTGCGTTCAACTCCTTTGCGGTAGCGCGTGCTGTTCCATCCCCAGCCGAGACTCACGGAGGGAACCCAGTCATCAACAGGTGGTTGCCAGTAACCGCTGAGTGCGGTGCTTGTGGTCATTCCAGGTTGTTTGTAGCTGCGCAGGGTATAGGGACTGGCGTAATCAATGATTCCGAAACCATTCTCGATCGCCACCAATGCCGCGGCCACGCCCCAGTTCTGCTTGGCATATCCGAGCTGCAATGTGCTGCTGCTGCCGGATTCCTCACCAATCAGACCGGAACCACCGGACCCCTCATGGCCCTTGCCGGCGATGTAATTCGCACTCATGCTGATTGGACCCTTTTGCCAGATCACGCCGCCACCAGCTCCGAGATTGCTGCTGTAAGCCCCCGAGGCACCAGATTGTGTGAACAGGTCCAGCACTGTGTCCTTGGGATAAACGCTGGGTCGTATCCCCAGCATTACGGTCTGGTTCACCCTGCTGCCCAGCGTGAACGTCCAGTTCTGTCCAAGCGGAAACTGATACCAGGCACGATTGATCCCGATCAGGTCGGGAGTGCGGTTTTGTTGGAAGGCCACTTCCAATTCGGAGAGTTTGCTGGGTCCACCCCCTCCGAAACTGTCGTTGGTTGTATCGAAATTTCCAGCCCGCAACCTGATATTGAGCAGGTCTTTGCCGGTAAAGCTGGTGCGCAGAGACAATTTCTGGTCGTATCCGGATTGCAGCGCTCCGTAGCCGCTGCGGACAGAGTTCAAAAGATCTCCCTCTGTTCCGGAAAAGAAGTTGCCACCTTGGATGAATGTGCTCACTCCTCTCAAGTGAGTGGTTGGGCTAAAAGAGAGGCTCTCCAGCTCACTGGTTCGCTGCTCAACTCTCTCGAGCTGCAAATTGAGTGTGGTCAGTTCCGCTTCAAGCTCGCTCAGAAGACGTCTCAGCGGATCGGTGATGGTGCTTGCTTTATTCAGGCAATGCTGAAGAACAGCTGAGGCTTGATAGCGATCTCGGAGAGGTTGCGCAGATTTGCAGGCTGCTTTTCGAAGTAGCTCCCGCAGTAAGGGGGTGACGGACTTTGATGATTGGTCGAGTTGTTGAGGCTGGGCAGAACCAGAAAGAGCCTGAGTTGCGAGCATCACCGCAAATGTTGCAGTGCGGATCCAGTGCTGTGATTTGAGGCAGATCACAGCTCAGGAGGTGACGGAGTCCAAAAGCCAAATGCAAAGCAGACCAATGAAAAAAGCCACATTGACCGGACCCGAATCATCTTCTCCGCGTGCATGGGCTTCCTTCATCACCTCTTCCACCACCAGGTAGATCAGAGCAGCGGTACCGAATGCGAGTGTGCCGGTCAGTGCAGGTCCCTGCAACCCATTGGTGATCACCAAGCTGATGCTGAGACCGATCACATAGGTGAGAGCCATCAAGACACCTGAGACTCCGCTTCGCCAGCGACCGGCGCCACGTCCAAGCAAAGTCCCGAGTCCGAGAGTCGCTAGTCCCATTTCAAGGGCAACGGCCACGGGAATCACCCACTGCTGTTCTGCCGCACTGCTGCTAATCCCCACCACAAGCCCGTCGATCAGGCTGTCAACGAGAAAGGGCAACATCAGCAGCAACATC from the Synechococcus sp. UW179A genome contains:
- a CDS encoding Nif11-like leader peptide family natural product precursor — its product is MSLEQLKAFLEKVKGDSSLQDKLKAAKSPEDVVGIAKEHGFEFTADKITELSDEELESVAGGLMKDTHKRTGGFGSHCGAGCCW
- a CDS encoding DUF6737 family protein; its protein translation is MSDTPQPDLWAEKPWWCQPWTIILTGVFAISGSWLVLHRLWVTIPVAVIILIWWVLFLVIAPAAYNNQPR
- a CDS encoding Nif11-like leader peptide family natural product precursor, yielding MSEEQLKAFLEKVQGDTSLQEQLKAEGADPVAIAKAAGFEIPSGHAPKDLLRHASEEELEGVSELSDEELEGVSGGGEICVYNNSL
- a CDS encoding Nif11-like leader peptide family natural product precursor, with translation MSEEQLKAFLEKVKADTSLQEKLKAEEADVVAIAKAAGFSITTEDLNSHRQNLTDDELEGAAGGALATRLTQKNLRACGC
- a CDS encoding Nif11-like leader peptide family natural product precursor — protein: MSEEQLKAFLEKVKADTSLQEKLKAERVDVVAIAKAAGFSITPDDINSLRENISEKELEAILGGAGSANPQGGDPWCTWDYPICINNK
- a CDS encoding Nif11-like leader peptide family natural product precursor — encoded protein: MTQEQLKAFIAKVQTDTSLQEQLKAEGADPVAIAKAAGFAISTEDLKANPQDLSQRDLESAAGGANSCDILTAIVWDSYMGTCFICNKH
- a CDS encoding bacteriocin; protein product: MEDHKNIKDDKNEKESPELKEELTDDELKGVTGGVQWTQQDYKEEEKLGLWYPGM
- a CDS encoding iron uptake porin, with translation MLATQALSGSAQPQQLDQSSKSVTPLLRELLRKAACKSAQPLRDRYQASAVLQHCLNKASTITDPLRRLLSELEAELTTLNLQLERVEQRTSELESLSFSPTTHLRGVSTFIQGGNFFSGTEGDLLNSVRSGYGALQSGYDQKLSLRTSFTGKDLLNIRLRAGNFDTTNDSFGGGGPSKLSELEVAFQQNRTPDLIGINRAWYQFPLGQNWTFTLGSRVNQTVMLGIRPSVYPKDTVLDLFTQSGASGAYSSNLGAGGGVIWQKGPISMSANYIAGKGHEGSGGSGLIGEESGSSSTLQLGYAKQNWGVAAALVAIENGFGIIDYASPYTLRSYKQPGMTTSTALSGYWQPPVDDWVPSVSLGWGWNSTRYRKGVERNGLVAISQSWTVAVQWSDLFNTGTAMGAAVGQPIIATALVGGKSPDDAGYVMEWWTMLPVSDSITVTPAVFFLSRPLGADTPEGQQLRQLGALVKTTLRF
- a CDS encoding Nif11-like leader peptide family natural product precursor, which translates into the protein MSLEQLKAFLAKVKGDSNLQEKLKAAKSSEDIVGIAKEHGHEFTADKMTELSEEELEGVSGGQCWKKTNN
- a CDS encoding clostripain-related cysteine peptidase translates to MTGLFHIGHYITSVDLAFTEALKILEMELALAKFADKFSSTVLWDQANGEIGQSNASFPSGWNGEDTFPGGGASQEPWSTTGIAAIALSKASQNDIDFLDKVKDENLNSYIHEHLSNWLKKEIPLRTFGITTEFDVGSEMQTGSADTIDYFLQQTIDQYHQKLPNALILSNHGGGYAVGSNIDGPRWDNDKQEVALFPSGNSFPSVGKVLSKHYSEDNPLDLLFYDSCLMSNIETISAVSDVTRYFLASESVSLSGETNFYKSLRDFQAGLDINGTYSEAAESLGRNFVSKYGVDGHTMSLSDTSYLPELHAACSEFVDAFVGSNDEFISDFLINLEAQGTKFSFYNQDLGNMAVIAKESNNASDDLQLACDSILDALRDVIIVNNNDYMPRGDQSDSEKGSGLTVTFPTTTKHWYDSRTRFYSDIASSFDRETGWSDLLERITPLLPKPNSPKWKMSFPGEHGAVENFGQIFSHSYLDDDTIIFIDYTDNSKIEVFLDADQNSVFTGEDRLIGRASVGVDFDEFSHWDFFNLEAPVFPNSWATPEGSEMSEHFGNIEFIEPVPILYGNALEVNALKFTDVFGNHIADIALTEAITIGETRY
- a CDS encoding Nif11-like leader peptide family natural product precursor, which encodes MTQEQLTAFIANAKGNTNLQEQLKAAADTNAVAAIAKDAGFSISADDSKKAQSEISDEELEGAAGGFGTCFIGRNTTDGKVRITWHWV
- a CDS encoding Nif11-like leader peptide family natural product precursor; protein product: MSEDQLKAFIAKVQADTSLQEQLKAEGADPVAIAKAAGFSITTEDLKEDHQTLSDQTLSDKELEGAAGGAWATEDSPCSGVCA
- a CDS encoding Nif11-like leader peptide family natural product precursor encodes the protein MSEEQLKAFLEKVKADTSLQEQLKAEGADVVDIAKEAGFMISADDLKKAQSEEVSEEELEGAAGGIIRPSMRSTC